Proteins found in one Candidatus Zixiibacteriota bacterium genomic segment:
- a CDS encoding sigma-70 family RNA polymerase sigma factor, whose product MADSDEHLIKDALAGNQRAYEELLSRHRQSIYHVIFKIVRHPEEANDLVQETFMKAFSSLASYRFEYRFSTWLYKIAANNAIDHLRKRRIEALSLDKPLQTHDGEVSIEIPDWSNNPEEDLFRKRRAVTVKEAISTLPPKYKEVIVLRHQQDKSYEEIAEQLHVPVGTVKARIFRARELLKKKLKSVI is encoded by the coding sequence GTGGCCGATTCGGACGAACACCTAATCAAAGACGCCCTGGCCGGGAACCAACGTGCCTATGAGGAGTTGCTGTCGCGGCACCGCCAGTCGATCTATCACGTGATCTTCAAGATCGTCCGGCATCCCGAGGAGGCCAATGATCTGGTGCAGGAGACCTTTATGAAGGCCTTCAGCTCCCTGGCATCGTATCGCTTCGAATATCGGTTCTCGACCTGGCTCTACAAGATTGCGGCCAACAATGCCATCGACCACTTGCGGAAACGTCGGATCGAAGCGCTCTCGCTGGACAAACCATTGCAGACCCACGACGGTGAGGTCAGCATTGAAATCCCCGACTGGTCGAACAATCCCGAAGAAGACCTCTTCCGCAAGCGGCGCGCGGTCACGGTCAAGGAGGCGATCTCCACGCTCCCGCCGAAATACAAAGAGGTCATCGTCCTGCGGCATCAGCAGGACAAGTCCTACGAGGAGATCGCTGAGCAACTGCACGTTCCGGTCGGGACAGTCAAGGCCCGCATTTTTCGCGCACGGGAGCTGCTGAAAAAGAAACTGAAATCCGTGATATAG
- a CDS encoding EutN/CcmL family microcompartment protein, whose protein sequence is MDIVTVIGTVVASQKVSTLEGYKLLLVLDESGSDSAQPVVALDTVGAGAGETVLLVRGSSARAVAGLTDSPVDAVIVGIIDTVERDGRIVFQKHKTPAEEVAR, encoded by the coding sequence ATGGACATCGTCACAGTCATTGGAACGGTCGTCGCCAGCCAGAAAGTCTCCACTTTGGAGGGCTATAAACTGCTCCTCGTCCTCGATGAGAGCGGCAGTGATAGTGCGCAACCGGTGGTCGCCTTGGACACGGTCGGAGCCGGCGCCGGTGAGACAGTGTTGCTTGTCCGGGGTTCGTCGGCGCGTGCCGTGGCCGGACTCACCGATTCTCCGGTGGATGCCGTCATTGTCGGGATCATCGATACGGTCGAACGCGATGGGAGGATTGTCTTCCAAAAGCACAAGACTCCGGCTGAAGAGGTCGCGAGATGA
- a CDS encoding EutN/CcmL family microcompartment protein, with the protein MKLGKVCGTVVATVKDPALSCCRLRLMYPAIGGGGWSDRAIVAIDTVGSREGDTVIWISAREATLALTDRIIPTDASIVGIVD; encoded by the coding sequence ATGAAACTCGGCAAAGTCTGCGGGACAGTCGTCGCCACCGTCAAGGACCCGGCGCTGTCGTGCTGCCGTTTGCGCCTGATGTACCCGGCCATTGGCGGGGGAGGGTGGTCCGATAGAGCGATTGTTGCGATTGATACTGTCGGTTCGCGCGAGGGCGACACGGTGATTTGGATTTCGGCTCGCGAGGCCACCTTGGCCCTCACGGACCGCATCATCCCAACCGACGCCTCGATCGTGGGGATCGTCGATTGA
- a CDS encoding peptidoglycan DD-metalloendopeptidase family protein: MLKNRYNIMIVPPSTGGVRQYSLPRWAGKAVAFAGTIVVSLVAVSAVLGVSGLLRTGDYAEQVLENRALRASLSKMDEEVAVLRKRLASLEESEMMVRKVFGLSDLDPDERALGIGGPVVESADDDGLSPLLTNSRELEAEIDRLLRRCDFERDNFGQIVTELSGRKDQLDHTPSVYPTSGYFSRGFGIKPDPFTGNDRMHYGIDLAGDIGTLVYAPAAGRVKIRAHHQQFGNMITLDHGFGVETRYGHLKGFAIKPNEQVQRGQLIGYMGNSGYSTGPHLHYEVHVDGRPVDPMRYIYDRAPQSAPLAAGD; encoded by the coding sequence ATGTTGAAGAACCGCTACAACATAATGATCGTCCCCCCCTCGACAGGGGGAGTCCGCCAATACTCGCTGCCACGTTGGGCCGGCAAGGCGGTGGCTTTTGCCGGAACAATCGTCGTCAGTCTGGTTGCCGTGTCTGCGGTCCTGGGAGTCAGCGGCCTGCTCCGCACCGGCGATTATGCTGAGCAAGTGTTGGAGAACCGGGCGTTGCGCGCCTCACTGTCGAAAATGGATGAGGAAGTCGCCGTTCTCCGTAAGCGGTTGGCCTCGTTGGAAGAATCGGAGATGATGGTCCGCAAGGTCTTTGGTTTGTCTGATCTGGATCCCGATGAACGCGCCCTGGGAATTGGCGGTCCGGTCGTGGAATCCGCTGACGACGATGGACTATCGCCGCTGCTGACCAACAGCCGCGAGTTGGAAGCGGAGATTGACCGATTGCTTCGCCGCTGCGACTTTGAGCGCGACAACTTCGGCCAGATTGTCACCGAATTGTCGGGTCGCAAAGACCAACTCGACCATACGCCGTCGGTGTATCCGACGTCGGGTTACTTCTCGCGCGGGTTTGGGATCAAACCCGATCCCTTTACCGGCAACGATCGGATGCACTATGGTATCGACCTGGCCGGAGATATCGGCACGCTGGTCTACGCGCCCGCAGCCGGGCGCGTCAAGATTCGTGCGCATCACCAGCAGTTTGGAAACATGATTACCCTCGATCACGGCTTCGGCGTTGAAACCCGCTACGGGCACCTCAAAGGATTCGCGATCAAGCCAAACGAACAGGTGCAGCGCGGACAACTGATCGGCTACATGGGCAACAGCGGATACTCGACTGGTCCGCACTTGCACTACGAAGTTCACGTCGATGGCCGTCCCGTTGATCCGATGCGCTACATCTACGACCGGGCGCCGCAATCGGCTCCCCTCGCCGCCGGCGACTGA
- a CDS encoding sigma-70 family RNA polymerase sigma factor, producing MSKRTKHVRSVRADSHDSPAAGGTRRPEQRSTQSDGPPEARSVPNVPSAADAKEKDETAIKEVIRRVQQGEHQLFQEVVDRYRSQVAGIAYKMVGDYDDAKDISQMVFVKTFTNIKRFDRSKRFSTWLYRIAVNAAIDYIRKFKRHHFEELDDLTEQRGGKPITPEREFQLKQMRDFVLRSARRLNEKQHMAFVLKDLEGLEIEEIAQIMGMPQATVRWYLHRARKKLRSDLRRRFGPELNNLGIGDGV from the coding sequence ATGAGCAAACGTACAAAACATGTCCGAAGTGTCCGAGCCGATTCCCACGACTCGCCCGCTGCCGGGGGCACCAGACGACCGGAGCAGCGGTCCACCCAATCGGATGGCCCTCCGGAGGCGCGCAGCGTCCCCAACGTGCCATCCGCCGCCGATGCGAAAGAAAAAGACGAAACCGCAATCAAAGAGGTGATTCGTCGCGTCCAGCAAGGTGAACACCAACTGTTTCAGGAGGTCGTCGACCGTTATCGCTCGCAGGTGGCGGGAATCGCCTACAAAATGGTCGGTGACTACGACGACGCCAAAGACATCTCACAGATGGTCTTTGTCAAGACGTTCACCAACATCAAACGCTTCGACCGTTCCAAACGTTTTTCTACGTGGCTCTATCGGATCGCCGTCAACGCGGCGATCGATTACATCCGCAAGTTCAAGAGACACCACTTTGAGGAACTCGACGATCTCACCGAGCAGCGGGGCGGCAAGCCGATCACCCCGGAGCGCGAGTTTCAACTCAAGCAGATGCGTGATTTTGTCCTGCGCTCGGCGCGCCGCCTCAATGAAAAACAACACATGGCCTTCGTCCTCAAGGACCTTGAAGGGCTGGAAATCGAGGAGATCGCGCAGATCATGGGCATGCCGCAGGCCACGGTTCGCTGGTATCTGCATCGGGCGCGCAAGAAACTGCGCAGCGATCTCCGGCGGCGATTCGGGCCGGAACTGAACAATCTGGGAATCGGCGATGGCGTGTGA
- a CDS encoding S1C family serine protease → MSLETTMAHVLSTAGPSIVHIRAAYVRANGERETREGMGVILEDGDLLTLGSLVDCTHGVTILFQDGRQLTQDEFGFVRTDPTTNLSLVRLGTPTPAGGVAISDVSESPVGRLGFGLFNTYYSKGLLADFGVLGQSQIGVYDAPNEALWTVESTRRHWIPGTPLFDRDGSLLGLVEGVIADADDVALIVPAATCRRVAEMLMSSDAPPRGWLGIVPTVSDDTAATPDESGVTVAELFGQAAARTAGLQAGDHITSFDDHPVLISCELRRLVASYAPGRTVTVEWRRGDTLLSAPVTLGAIPVDLPDDQRCRQRPL, encoded by the coding sequence ATGAGTCTGGAAACGACGATGGCGCATGTGCTGTCCACCGCCGGGCCATCTATCGTCCACATCCGAGCGGCCTACGTGAGGGCCAACGGTGAGCGTGAGACACGAGAGGGGATGGGTGTGATCCTCGAGGATGGCGATCTGCTCACGTTGGGAAGCCTCGTCGACTGCACGCACGGCGTCACGATTCTCTTCCAGGATGGTCGGCAATTGACCCAGGATGAGTTTGGCTTTGTGCGCACTGATCCGACCACGAATCTGTCGCTTGTGCGGTTGGGCACGCCGACACCTGCCGGGGGTGTGGCGATCAGCGATGTGTCCGAGTCGCCGGTCGGACGGCTCGGCTTCGGGTTGTTTAACACGTACTACTCAAAGGGTCTGCTGGCGGACTTCGGGGTGCTTGGCCAGTCGCAGATCGGCGTCTACGACGCTCCCAACGAAGCACTCTGGACCGTCGAATCGACGCGCCGTCATTGGATACCGGGCACGCCGCTGTTCGACCGCGACGGCTCTCTATTGGGTTTGGTCGAAGGCGTCATCGCGGATGCTGACGATGTTGCGTTGATCGTTCCCGCTGCGACGTGTCGACGAGTGGCGGAGATGCTGATGTCGTCCGATGCCCCGCCGCGCGGGTGGCTTGGCATCGTGCCGACCGTGTCCGACGATACGGCGGCCACGCCCGATGAGTCGGGCGTGACTGTGGCCGAGTTGTTCGGTCAAGCGGCGGCGCGCACGGCCGGATTGCAGGCCGGCGACCACATCACGAGTTTTGACGACCATCCGGTTCTCATATCCTGCGAACTCCGGCGTCTCGTGGCATCGTATGCCCCGGGGCGCACTGTGACCGTCGAGTGGCGGCGCGGCGATACGTTGCTATCCGCACCCGTCACGCTGGGCGCGATCCCGGTCGATCTCCCCGACGATCAGCGCTGTCGGCAACGCCCGCTGTAG
- a CDS encoding metal-dependent hydrolase, protein MPTLQFLSHSCFRFAIGQTTLLIDPFFSGNPKAPADAANINPDYILLTHGHGDHLGDAIAIAKRARSTIIAPNELAVWSQRQGVKAHPMHIGGGWDFPFGRVKLTIAHHGSGIGPGPNGWEYAGNPCGYLITAEGKTVYHAGDTALFYDMKLIGEMHPIDVALLPIGDNFTMGVTDAIKAVEFLKPRRVVPMHYDTFDLIKADPGRFAVGARSHGCEPVILAIGESLDY, encoded by the coding sequence ATGCCGACACTGCAATTCTTGTCCCATTCCTGTTTCCGATTCGCGATCGGACAGACGACCCTGTTGATCGACCCGTTTTTTTCGGGCAATCCCAAGGCGCCGGCCGATGCCGCCAACATCAATCCGGACTATATCCTCCTGACGCACGGCCACGGCGACCATCTCGGCGATGCCATCGCCATCGCCAAACGCGCGCGATCGACGATCATTGCTCCCAATGAGTTGGCGGTGTGGAGTCAGCGACAGGGTGTCAAGGCCCATCCGATGCACATCGGGGGCGGCTGGGACTTTCCATTCGGACGGGTGAAGTTGACCATTGCCCATCATGGTTCGGGAATTGGACCAGGGCCGAACGGTTGGGAGTATGCCGGTAATCCGTGCGGCTATCTGATCACAGCCGAGGGTAAAACGGTCTATCACGCGGGCGACACGGCTCTGTTTTACGATATGAAACTCATCGGGGAGATGCATCCCATCGATGTCGCGCTGCTGCCGATCGGTGACAACTTTACGATGGGCGTTACCGATGCAATCAAGGCCGTGGAATTCTTGAAGCCGCGACGCGTTGTGCCCATGCACTATGACACTTTTGATCTCATCAAAGCCGACCCCGGTCGTTTCGCGGTTGGCGCCCGATCGCACGGATGCGAGCCGGTGATTCTGGCAATCGGCGAGTCGCTCGATTATTGA
- a CDS encoding AsmA-like C-terminal region-containing protein, translating into MSRLKKATLTALFVLLVVLPLTAWIILKTAFTEERILAMLTPRLEAALNRPVHISRAGVGIWGGIGIWVGDLTVANAPGFSDEPLLALHRFDVKARFWPLLAGRVEIDRLEVTAPSLLLERSADGHVNWANLLSDSAKSDTLPSTGQRSIASAFSFRRIVLQDGVVMYHDDSTGLDFSLIGLGIDASIEPNSSLSVLEFKSVSLLDSVYVLYSDTAQPVSVRFPSGAFRLNADGNWSWADQSVRVDTASLAWFDTKLAMRGSMRVHPQVREFRIAAHLTPTSLARLTESFATQVPSGPWLNLDGQVEGSLTASVTWPIPEGTVPEWGADVLLTECVWKPPHSGAAITIPRIEVHGEERTLSWRAPNGRIDNGSFSVIGSIDRLFSVERTISARLRMDAPLDGLADFVPDTIPIAPRGRLRCDVTAFGALMQPDHWRLAGDLSLDSATIVDTAWSFDSVVVSLALDSDGDKATLRRCDWLLGRSRGNASGEISGLLAAVRTRFDSPDVLHGAIDFQSGFCDVDQLLGPSPPESDSLAAIDSSASPVPAIALGGSIDCDTMVYSGLTARNVSADYQYQNHILTLDPIYARVLGGRMRGTLSWNGQNWAQPTFVTTIHADSVAADSLLSRYFDWAGGIFGQASLEGTFAGRGRYASRILPSLAADGRAEMREGRLEASPILNAVGEKLNVALLSGAKLLRDVRVPFRIVGGRIITDPLRFAAGDVAYECIGSFGWDRTLDYSVAVSVPKGGASKGLELLDGMRLGLGGTVAHPVVRVDVAQAGQNIVEKALQPAKDSASATLRRALDQFIKPKRP; encoded by the coding sequence ATGAGCAGACTGAAAAAGGCCACATTGACCGCGCTGTTCGTACTGCTCGTGGTGCTGCCGTTGACCGCGTGGATTATCCTGAAGACCGCATTCACGGAGGAGCGCATTCTTGCGATGCTGACGCCGCGTTTGGAAGCAGCGCTCAACCGCCCGGTTCACATCTCTCGCGCCGGAGTCGGCATATGGGGAGGCATCGGCATCTGGGTGGGTGACCTGACGGTCGCCAATGCGCCCGGATTCTCCGACGAGCCGCTGCTGGCTTTGCACCGATTCGACGTGAAGGCGCGGTTTTGGCCGCTGCTGGCGGGCCGGGTTGAGATCGACCGGCTGGAAGTTACGGCGCCCAGTCTCTTGTTGGAACGATCCGCCGATGGCCACGTCAACTGGGCCAACCTCTTGTCCGATTCGGCGAAGTCCGACACACTGCCGTCGACCGGACAGCGAAGCATCGCCTCCGCGTTTTCATTTCGCCGCATTGTGCTCCAGGACGGTGTCGTGATGTATCACGACGATTCGACCGGTCTCGATTTCAGTCTGATTGGTCTTGGGATCGACGCGTCAATCGAACCGAATTCATCGCTGAGCGTTCTCGAATTCAAATCGGTCTCACTTCTGGACTCGGTTTATGTTCTCTATTCCGACACGGCTCAACCGGTGTCGGTGCGGTTTCCATCGGGGGCATTCCGATTGAACGCCGACGGCAACTGGAGTTGGGCCGATCAATCGGTCCGAGTCGATACCGCGTCATTGGCTTGGTTCGACACAAAACTGGCGATGCGCGGGTCGATGCGTGTCCACCCGCAGGTCCGCGAGTTTCGCATCGCTGCCCATCTGACCCCGACATCGTTGGCACGATTGACCGAGAGTTTCGCGACGCAGGTGCCTTCAGGGCCATGGCTGAACCTGGACGGTCAGGTGGAAGGATCGCTGACGGCCTCGGTCACGTGGCCCATCCCCGAAGGCACTGTGCCGGAGTGGGGGGCGGACGTATTGTTGACGGAATGTGTCTGGAAACCACCGCACAGCGGGGCCGCCATCACGATCCCGCGCATCGAAGTGCACGGCGAGGAACGGACCCTCTCCTGGCGGGCGCCGAATGGACGAATCGACAACGGCAGCTTCTCCGTGATCGGTTCGATCGATCGGCTCTTCTCGGTTGAGCGCACGATCTCTGCGCGGCTGCGGATGGACGCACCGCTTGACGGGCTCGCCGATTTCGTCCCGGATACGATCCCCATCGCGCCGCGCGGACGGCTTCGTTGCGATGTCACGGCGTTTGGCGCGCTCATGCAGCCGGACCACTGGCGCCTGGCAGGCGACCTCTCACTTGATTCGGCGACAATCGTTGACACGGCGTGGAGCTTTGATTCTGTCGTTGTGTCGCTCGCCCTCGATTCGGACGGCGACAAGGCGACGCTGCGTCGATGCGACTGGTTGCTGGGCCGCTCGCGCGGGAACGCTTCGGGAGAGATCAGTGGACTGCTGGCGGCCGTCCGCACGCGTTTCGATTCTCCTGATGTGCTCCACGGCGCGATTGATTTCCAGAGTGGATTTTGCGATGTCGATCAACTGCTCGGACCGTCGCCGCCGGAATCCGACTCGTTGGCGGCGATCGATTCGAGCGCATCTCCCGTCCCGGCGATTGCCCTTGGAGGGTCGATCGACTGCGACACCATGGTCTACTCGGGGCTGACCGCGCGCAACGTCAGCGCCGACTACCAATACCAAAATCACATCCTGACGCTCGATCCGATTTATGCGCGAGTCCTCGGCGGGCGCATGCGTGGCACACTGAGTTGGAATGGACAAAACTGGGCGCAGCCGACATTCGTGACGACGATTCACGCCGATTCAGTTGCCGCCGACAGTTTGTTGTCGCGTTATTTTGACTGGGCCGGCGGGATCTTCGGCCAGGCGTCGTTGGAAGGGACATTCGCCGGCCGTGGGCGCTATGCCTCCCGGATTCTCCCGTCTCTGGCCGCCGATGGACGTGCCGAAATGCGCGAGGGACGATTGGAAGCATCGCCCATCCTGAACGCTGTTGGCGAGAAGCTCAATGTCGCGTTGCTGTCCGGCGCGAAACTGTTGCGCGATGTTCGCGTCCCGTTCCGCATTGTCGGCGGGCGAATCATCACCGACCCGTTGCGTTTCGCCGCCGGTGATGTCGCCTATGAGTGCATCGGATCGTTTGGATGGGACCGTACCCTGGACTATTCCGTCGCGGTCTCCGTACCCAAAGGGGGCGCCAGCAAAGGATTGGAGCTTCTCGACGGGATGCGCTTGGGTCTCGGTGGGACCGTCGCCCATCCGGTCGTACGGGTTGATGTGGCTCAGGCGGGCCAAAACATCGTCGAAAAGGCGCTGCAGCCGGCCAAAGACAGCGCATCGGCGACCCTCCGGCGCGCCCTCGATCAATTCATCAAACCCAAACGGCCATGA
- a CDS encoding lysophospholipid acyltransferase family protein, translating into MEFAAVWLLWRLANALPVGLSDCAGRGVGRLVGILWRARRHIAQHNLSRAFPDLSRQETSRIARAAFANVGQTVFEVLRFGRNSTERIIDSVEVEVDGLKHLEQAADNGRGALLMSAHLGNWELLGAWASSRGYALDIVVKPMRNPLTDALYNAQRSAHDIGLIRTQVGTLGIARALGAKRFVALLADQYAGREGVAVEFFGRSVSTPRGPAALALRFGCPILTGVLVRRPHRPYLAVIDPAIPVTRTGDETHDVTALTQAFTARIESYVRRWPEQWLWTHRRWRD; encoded by the coding sequence TTGGAATTTGCGGCAGTCTGGCTGCTGTGGCGGCTGGCCAATGCTCTTCCGGTCGGATTGTCCGATTGCGCCGGACGAGGCGTCGGACGTTTGGTGGGCATCCTCTGGCGCGCGCGCCGTCACATTGCCCAACACAACCTGTCGCGGGCATTCCCCGATCTGTCACGTCAGGAAACCAGCCGGATCGCGCGCGCGGCATTCGCCAATGTCGGCCAGACGGTGTTCGAGGTCCTACGTTTCGGTCGCAACAGCACCGAGCGAATCATCGATTCGGTGGAAGTCGAAGTTGATGGTCTCAAACATCTGGAACAGGCCGCCGACAACGGCCGGGGTGCACTCCTGATGTCGGCGCACCTCGGCAACTGGGAGCTGCTCGGGGCCTGGGCAAGCAGTCGCGGGTACGCGCTCGACATTGTCGTCAAGCCGATGCGCAATCCATTGACCGATGCATTGTACAATGCGCAGCGCAGCGCACACGACATCGGTTTGATCCGCACGCAGGTCGGCACACTGGGTATCGCGCGCGCACTGGGCGCCAAGCGCTTTGTTGCGCTGCTGGCCGACCAGTACGCCGGACGCGAGGGGGTCGCCGTGGAATTCTTCGGCCGATCCGTTTCCACTCCACGCGGACCGGCCGCACTGGCGCTGCGCTTTGGTTGTCCCATCCTCACCGGGGTTCTGGTGCGAAGACCGCACAGACCGTATCTCGCCGTGATCGACCCAGCGATACCCGTGACGCGCACCGGAGACGAAACGCACGATGTCACGGCACTGACGCAGGCATTTACCGCGCGGATCGAGTCGTACGTTCGGCGTTGGCCCGAGCAGTGGTTATGGACGCACCGCCGGTGGCGCGATTAG
- the waaF gene encoding lipopolysaccharide heptosyltransferase II, with protein MDAPPVARLAMSQSILVRAPNWLGDTVLALPFLASLKATAPESRVTCLCRPDLAPLLSRAVGIDGVLPLDETHGARGWRSLQRNAKRLRAHRFHLGFCLPPSFGAAFMLWRAGVKRRIGYASDHRRLFLTESRPYLPNGRRAHRVEGYLALLECVWRNPTQISQVTFDPGDESRRDAVSLLRQCGVPTGPAILAIGPGSAQPSRIWFTERYRAIALRWLDSRAGVVIALGSHSEQDLCARALSGLDTSRAFTLAGRASILQTTAILEKARVYLGNDSGLAHLAAAVGAPTVVISGPGDPNEVEPRGRTVLSVKEEVFCAPCYRGHCWRTDHPLECLDKVTTEEVWHQIDGMSQQTPDPRSRH; from the coding sequence ATGGACGCACCGCCGGTGGCGCGATTAGCGATGTCACAGTCGATTCTCGTGCGTGCGCCCAATTGGCTAGGCGATACGGTGTTGGCTCTGCCGTTTCTGGCCTCGTTGAAAGCCACTGCGCCGGAGTCACGCGTAACCTGTCTGTGCCGTCCCGACTTGGCCCCGCTCTTGAGCCGTGCCGTGGGAATCGACGGCGTTTTGCCATTGGACGAAACACACGGCGCGCGGGGCTGGAGGTCGCTCCAGCGGAACGCTAAGCGACTCAGGGCACACCGCTTTCATTTGGGGTTCTGCCTGCCGCCGTCGTTCGGCGCAGCATTTATGCTCTGGCGCGCCGGCGTCAAACGGCGGATCGGATACGCCTCCGACCATCGTCGCCTCTTTCTGACCGAATCGCGCCCGTATCTGCCCAACGGCAGGCGCGCGCATCGCGTCGAGGGGTATCTGGCATTGTTGGAATGCGTTTGGCGCAATCCGACGCAAATCAGTCAGGTGACGTTCGACCCCGGGGACGAGTCACGGCGTGATGCCGTTTCTCTCTTACGGCAGTGTGGCGTGCCCACGGGCCCCGCGATACTCGCGATCGGGCCGGGATCGGCGCAGCCGAGCCGCATCTGGTTTACCGAACGATATCGAGCCATTGCATTACGCTGGCTGGACAGCAGGGCCGGTGTTGTCATCGCACTCGGCTCGCACTCTGAGCAAGACCTGTGCGCACGCGCACTGAGCGGATTGGATACTTCGCGCGCATTCACACTGGCAGGGCGCGCCTCGATTCTCCAGACCACGGCGATACTGGAGAAGGCGCGCGTGTACCTGGGGAACGATTCCGGTCTGGCCCACCTGGCGGCGGCGGTTGGAGCGCCGACTGTGGTGATCTCCGGTCCAGGCGATCCCAACGAGGTCGAGCCACGGGGCCGGACCGTGCTCAGTGTCAAGGAAGAGGTCTTTTGCGCCCCGTGTTATCGTGGGCACTGTTGGCGAACGGATCACCCGTTAGAGTGCCTCGACAAAGTCACGACTGAAGAAGTCTGGCACCAGATTGACGGAATGTCCCAACAGACTCCCGATCCCCGGTCGCGCCACTGA
- a CDS encoding DUF3467 domain-containing protein yields MQVRQQQINLEVGESEAEGIYSNMAMIVHSPQEFVIDFARVTPGARRTKVYARIIMTPAHAKMLHKALEDNIKKFESSHGQIKLAGADEKNIGFQSSPAREGTPNA; encoded by the coding sequence GTGCAGGTGCGTCAACAGCAGATCAACCTTGAGGTGGGCGAGTCCGAGGCAGAGGGGATTTACTCGAATATGGCGATGATCGTCCATTCACCGCAGGAATTTGTCATCGACTTCGCCCGTGTCACGCCCGGAGCGCGGCGGACGAAAGTGTACGCCCGCATTATTATGACCCCGGCCCACGCAAAAATGTTGCACAAGGCACTGGAAGATAACATCAAGAAGTTCGAGTCGTCGCACGGACAAATCAAACTGGCGGGCGCCGACGAGAAGAATATCGGGTTTCAGTCGTCGCCCGCGCGCGAGGGTACGCCGAATGCATGA
- the rfaE1 gene encoding D-glycero-beta-D-manno-heptose-7-phosphate kinase encodes MPIASDRYQLNDVLDRFDGLPIVVVGDIMLDEYWWGRVERISPEAPVPVVSVERREFKLGGGANVARNIRALGGRPVAVGVIGPDSAARTIREQMREHALSDETLIVDTGRPTTQKTRIVAHHQQVVRADVEDTSDVSDDVTKRLIDVCRTAMQTARGVVISDYGKGVVTRALVESIVACARERDLFVAVDPKDAHCSVYRGVTTLTPNHHEAAFMAGRRIRDLESLRRAGFELLKTLSAESLLVTRGEHGMALFEPSGELTLIPTVARTVFDVTGAGDTVIAAVAMGLAAGGSMMQAACIANVAAGEVIKVLGTASTTTDAIREHLPHIDAARIERQNHHVSS; translated from the coding sequence ATGCCCATCGCCTCCGACCGTTATCAGCTCAACGACGTGCTTGATCGCTTTGACGGTTTGCCGATTGTCGTCGTCGGCGATATCATGCTCGACGAGTATTGGTGGGGGCGCGTCGAGCGCATCTCGCCGGAGGCGCCGGTGCCGGTGGTCTCTGTCGAACGGCGCGAATTCAAGCTCGGCGGCGGCGCTAATGTCGCCCGCAACATACGGGCGTTGGGTGGACGGCCAGTGGCCGTCGGCGTCATCGGGCCCGATTCGGCCGCGCGCACGATCCGTGAGCAGATGCGTGAGCACGCGTTAAGCGATGAAACTCTCATCGTGGACACGGGGCGCCCGACGACCCAGAAGACGCGCATCGTCGCGCACCACCAGCAGGTCGTACGGGCCGACGTCGAGGACACAAGCGACGTTTCCGATGACGTGACCAAGCGTCTGATAGACGTCTGCCGGACCGCCATGCAGACCGCCCGGGGCGTCGTCATTTCCGACTACGGCAAGGGCGTGGTCACCCGAGCGCTCGTCGAATCGATCGTCGCCTGTGCGCGGGAACGGGACCTCTTTGTGGCGGTCGATCCCAAGGACGCGCACTGCTCGGTCTATCGGGGCGTGACCACATTGACGCCGAATCACCACGAGGCCGCCTTCATGGCGGGGCGGCGAATTCGTGATTTGGAGTCCCTTCGTCGGGCCGGATTTGAATTACTGAAAACCCTGTCGGCGGAGTCGTTGCTGGTGACACGCGGTGAACACGGCATGGCTCTGTTTGAACCGTCCGGGGAACTGACGCTGATCCCGACCGTGGCGCGGACCGTCTTTGATGTGACCGGCGCCGGGGACACAGTGATCGCAGCGGTGGCGATGGGACTTGCGGCCGGCGGGAGTATGATGCAGGCGGCATGCATCGCCAACGTTGCTGCCGGTGAAGTCATCAAAGTGCTCGGCACCGCGTCGACGACGACCGACGCCATCCGCGAACATCTCCCGCACATCGATGCCGCCCGCATCGAGCGGCAGAATCACCACGTATCGTCCTGA